CGATCGCGGCGCGGCAGACCGTGGTGGTATCCAGGACCGCATCGGCTGGACACGTAGGCGACGCTCCGGTGCAGTTCTCGACCACGTCGCACGAGCCCGCCGACGTGCGGCAGACGGTCGTCGACGCCGCGACCACATCGGCCGGACAATCCGTGGCAATCCCGGTGCATCGCTCGACGACGTCGCACGATCCTGCGGTTCCGCGGCAGATGATGGCCGACGTCTGAAGCAGGTCATCCGGACACGCGATGGATGAGCCGGTGCACAGCTCGACCGCGTCGCACACGCCGATGCCGGGGCGGCAGACCGTCGATGACGTGGCAAATGCGTTTGCGGGGCAGGCCGTACCGGTTCCGGTGCAGCGTTCGGCAGCGTCACAGATGTCGGCAGCCGCGCGGCATTCCGTCGTCGTCGGGAGGAACCCGTTGCCCGGACACGCAGCGGTCGAACCGGTGCAGTTCTCCGCCGCATCGCAAACGCCGCTCGCGGTGCGGCAGACGGTCGTGGTTGCCTCGAACGTATCCGCGGGACACGTGTTGCTGTTGCCGGTGCATCTTTCGAGAGGATCGCAGACTCCGGCCGACGTGCGGCACACGGTGGCGGAGGTCAGAGGCACATCGGTCGGACACGCGACGCTGCCGCCGGTGCATCGTTCGACGGCATCGCAGACGCCCGCCGCGCCGCGACAGATCGTGGCCGAAGTCAGCAGCAGGTCGCTCGGACAACCCGCAGCGGTGCCGGTGCAGGTTTCGAGCGCGTCGCACACGTCGACGGCGCTGCGACAGATGATCGCCGAGTTCACGAACGTGTTCGCCGGACAGGCTGCGGCGCCCCCCGTGCAGTTTTCGGCGACGTCGCACACTCCGGCCGATTCACGGCAGACGGTGGTCGAGGCAACGAAGGCGTTGCCCGGACATGCGCCCGACGTACCGGTGCAATTCTCCGCCACGTCGCAGATACCGGACGTGCCGCGACAGACTGTCGCGCTGCTCAGGAACGAATCGACAGGACAGGCCGCACCCGTTCCGGTGCAGTTCTCGGCCACATCGCATGGTCCGTTGAGCGAACGGCAAGGCGTCGTCGAACTGGAAAACGCATCGGTCGGGCACGTGGGCAGCGAGCCTGTGCAGCGTTCATCGACGTCGCACACGCTGACCGCGATGCGACAAATCTTGTTGCCGTTCGTAAAGCCGTCGGCCGGGCACGCTGACGAAACACCGTCGCAGGCTTCTTCGTTGTCGCACTCCGAGACGACCGCACGGCAGACCGTTCCGCCCGCAAGAACCCCGTTGGCCGGGCACACCGAAGACGAGCCGGTGCATCTCTCGACGGCATCGCATCCCGAGGTCGAGGTCCGGCACACCGTCGTCGAGACGGCGAACGTATTCGTCGGACAGGCGGCGGCGGTGCCGGTGCAGGTCTCGGCCACGTCGCACGTGCTGACCGCGCTGCGGCAGGTGGTCGTCGTTGCGGTGAACGTATCGGCCGGACATGCCGCTGCCGATCCGGTGCAGAGCTCGACCACGTCACAGACCCCGGCCGTCGAACGGCACGCTACGGTCGAGGCGACGAAGGCGTCGGTCGGACACGGCGCCGACGTGCCCGTGCACGTTTCAGCGGTGTCGCAGACTCCGGCGGAGCCGCGGCACGTGGTTGCCGCCGAGCGGAATGCGTCGATCGGACAGACGGACGACGTCCCGGTGCAGTTCTCCACGTTGTCACAGATGCCGGCCGACGAGCGGCACGACTTCGACGATGCGGCGAACGCGTCGCCCGGACATGCGATCGAGGTTCCGGTGCAACTCTCGTCGACGTCGCAGATGCTGACCGACGTGCGGCAGACGGTCGTCGACGGGACGAACGCCTGGACGGGACACGCGGCAGCGGTGCCGCTGCACGTCTCGGCCGCGTCGCAGACTCCGGCCGATGCACGGCACGTCGTGGTGGATGTGAGGAACCCGTTGGCCGGGCACACCGTGCCGGCGCCGGTGCAGAACTCGACGGCGTCGCAGATGCCGCCCGAGCCGCGGCACGCAGTGGTCGAGGTTGCGAATCCGTCCGACGGGCACGCGAACGAGGTTCCGTCGCAGCTCTCCGCAACGTCACAGATGGAGACGGCCGAGCGGCACGTCGTCGCGGCGCTGCGCGCGAGATCCGCGGGGCAGTTGTCGAGTGTACCGTTGCAGGTCTCGACCGCGTCGCACGAGTCGGTGGACGGGCGGCACACCGACGTGCTCTTCGAATCCGAAGGACACGCGGCAGTGCTGCCGGTGCAGTTCTCGATGTTGTCGCAGACTCCCGCCGACTCGCGGCACGTGGTCGACGAGGAAACGAAGACATCGGTCGGGCAGGCCGCCGCGGTCCCCGTGCACGATTCGCCCTGGTCACAGATGCCGGCGGACGGCCGGCACGGCGTTTCCACCGCAACGAAATCGTCCTGCGGACAGGCCGTCGCGGTTCCGTCACAGGTCTCTGCCACGTCGCACGATCCCGCGACGCCGCGGCACGTGGTGCCCGAATTCGAAACCACGTCGGACCCGCATGCGTCCGACACGCCGTCGCACGTCTCGACCACGTCGCAGCCGCCCGCGGACGAGCGACAAGTTGCCGAGCTCTTCGCATCCGCAGGGCATGCCGCCCCGCTTCCCGTGCACGTTTCGGTAAGGTCGCATACTCCGAGACTGTCGCGGCAGATCACCACGACCGTCTGGAACGTATCGACCGGACATGCCGCGGACGCGCCCGTGCAGTTCTCCGACGCGTCACAGACATCGGTAGTGCCGCGGCATACAGTGGTCGACGCGACGAACAGGTTGCTCGGACATGCGTTGGCCACACCGTCGCAGACTTCGGCCGTGTCGCAGACTCCGGCCGCCGGGCGGCACGTGCTCGTGCTCTTCGCATCGGCCGGACAGGCGACGGTCGAGCCATCGCAGGTTTCTGCGATGTCGCAGATTCCAGCGGACCCGCGGCACGTCGTGCTCCCCGTCGCGACGGCGTTGGCCGGGCAGTCGTTGGAGATTCCGTTACAGGCCTCGACGGCGTCGCACACGCCGGCAAGGCCGCGGCAGACTGCAGTGCTCTTTGCGTCCGCAGGACAGGCCGCGCCCGACCCAGTGCACTTTTCGTCGCTGTCGCAGACGCCGACCGCGCTTCGGCACGTGACCGTATTCGAAACGAACGTGTCCGCCGGACACGCCGCCGACGCACCGCTGCAGTTTTCCGTCACGTCGCAGACGTCGACCGTCGTGCGGCACGCAGTCGTCGTCGGGCGGAACACGTCGGTCGGGCACGCGTTCGCGACGCCGTCGCATGTCTCCGAAGTATCGCAGACGCCGGCCACCGCGCGGCACAGGCTCGTGCTCTTGGCATCGGCCGGACAGTCGACGGCCGAGCCGTCGCAGTTCTCCGCGATGTCGCAGATTCCACCCGATCCGCGGCACGTCGTGCTCGCGCTCGCGACCGCGTTGGCCGGGCAGTTGTCGGAGCTGCCGCTGCACGTCTCGGCGACGTCGCAGACACCGGCTGCGCCGCGGCAGACCGCGGTGCTCTTCAGATCGGCTGGACAGGCCGTCGCCATGCCCGTGCACTTTTCTTCGGCGTCGCAGATGGCGACCGCGCTGCGGCACGTGGTCGTATTCGGAGCGAATGTCTCCGCCGGACACGCGGCAGCCAGGCCGGTGCAGCTCTCGGCGGCGTCGCATACGTCGACGGTCGCCCGACAGAGCGCGCTGGTCGGCAGGAACACGTCGGCCGGACATGCGTTGCTGGTGCCGTCGCAGGTTTCCTGGGTATCGCAGACGCCCGCGACCGTACGGCAGACGCTCGTGCTCTTGGCATCCGCCGGACAGGCCATCGAGGTCCCGTCACAGGTCTCCGCCACGTCGCAGACTCCGCCGGCTGTGCGGCAGGTCGTTCCCAATGCCGCCGGAACGTTGGCCGGACAGTCGTTCGACGTGCCGTCGCACGTCTCGACCGCGTCGCAACTGTCGGCGAGGCCGCGGCAGACGGCCGTGCTCTTGGAATCGGACGGACACGCGGCTGCGCCTCCGGTGCATTTCTCCTGGGTGTCGCAGATTCCCGCCGATTCCCTGCACGTCGTCGACGAAGACACGAAGCTGTCGGTGGGACATGCGGCGGCGGCGCCTGTGCACGATTCGGCGACGTCACAGATGCCGGCAGTTCCGCGGCACTCGGTACCTGAAACGACGAACGCGTCGGAAGGACAGGCCGTGGCGGTTCCGTCGCACGATTCGGCAACGTCGCAGCTGCCCGCCACGCTCCGGCATGTCGTTGCGGTGCTCGCGACGAGATCGGCCGGGCACGAGTCGGAGGTTCCGTCGCACGATTCGGCGACGTCGCACACTCCGGCGACCGAGCGACAGACCGAAGTCTTCTTGCCGTCGGCCGGGCAGCTTCCCGCGCCGTCGCACGTCTCGATTGCGTCGCAGACACCGGCCGCGGAGCGGCAAGGCGTCGAAGTGGATGCGAATCCGTTGACGGGACACGCCGCGGACGTGCCCGTGCACGCTTCGGCAACGTCGCAGATGTCGGACGACGCGCGGCATGTGGTGCCCGATGCGACGAATGCATTGGCGGGACATCCCGCCGACGTGCCGCTGCAGGTTTCCTCGAGATCGCAGATGCCCTGCACCAGGCGGCACGGTGTTCCGGCCGTCGCGACGAGGTTGGCCGGGCACGCGAACGAAGTTCCGTCGCAGGTCTCGACGACGTCGCAGCCGCCGCCGGACGCGCGGCACGGCGTGCCGCCGGTCTTCGCAAGATCTGCGGGACAGTCGTTGTCGACACCGGTGCAGGTTTCGACCGCATCACACGCGTCGGTCGACGAGCGGCAGGTCGTCGAGCGCTTGGTATCCGTCGGACACGTGGCTGCAGTGCCGGAACACGTTTCGACGGTGTCGCATACTCCGGCCGATCCGCGACACGTCGTCAGCGACGTAAGGAACACGTCGGGGCAGGCCGCCGAGGTGCCGCTGCAGGAATCGGCGACGTCGCAGATGCCCGCCACGCCGCGGCAAAGTGTGCCCGCTCCGACGAATGCGTTCGTACAGACCGTCGACGTGCCGTCACAGAAGTCGTTGACGTCGCATGCGCCGGACGCCGTCCGGCAAAGCGTTCCGGAATTCCCCGCCGGATGCGCGCACGCGCCGGATCCGTTGCACTGATCGAGCGTGCACGGGTTGGCATCCGCGGTGCACGCGGTGCCTGCCGAGACCGCGCACGAATCGGTCGATTCATTGCATGAGTTGTTGCATTCGGTCGTGCACGGGTCGCCGGCGTGACCGCACGTGCCGCCGCCGCACGTGTCGGCGCCGTTGCAGAACAGGGAGTCGTCGCAGGGCGCCGTATTGTTGGTGTGCGTGCAGCTGTCGTTGGCTTCCTTGCAGACGTCGTCCGTGCAGACGTTGCCGTCCGTGCACGAGTTGGCTGCACCGGTACAGGTTCCGCCGCTGCACGCATCGTTGACCGTGCAGAACAGACCATCGTCGCACGGCGCCGTGTTGTTCGGATGCGCGCACGTGCCCGCGCCGTCGCAAAGATCGTCCGTGCACAGATTGCTGTCGCTCGTGCACGAGGTGCTGGCGGGAACGAATACGTTCGCCGGGCAAGCAGCCGCCGCTCCGGTGCAGTTCTCGGCAATGTCGCACACGCCGATCGAACCGCGGCAGACGACGGTGCTCGCCAGGAATGCGTCCGCCGGACAGGCATCGGCCGTGCCGTTGCAGACCTCGGCGGTGTCGCAGCTGCCGGCCGTCGCGCGGCAGGCAAACGAAGTCGTCCGTTTGGCATCGGCCGGGCACGTCGACGTCGAGCCGCTGCAGGTCTCGGCTGCGTCGCAGACGCCGGCCGCGCCGCGGCAGATCGTGCCGAGAATCGCAAAAGTGTTCGCCGGGCAGGTCGCCGCCGCGCCGTTGCAGGTTTCGGCGACGTCGCAGATGCCGGCCGAGCTGCGGCACTCCGTGGTCGAACTGAGGAACGTGTCGGCAGGACACGCGGCCGAGCTTCCGGTGCAGGTCTCGACCACGTCGCAGATGCCGCCCGAGCCGCGGCACGTAGTCGCGCTCGACGCGAACAGATCCGTCGGGCAGACGCCGCTGTTGCCGGTGCAGATCTCCGACGTATCGCAGACGCCGGCCGAGCCGCGGCAGACCACCGTGGTCGGCGACAGCACGTCGGCCGGGCAGGCGTCGGTCACGCCGTTGCAGGTTTCGACGACGTCGCACGAGCCGACCGCAGAGCGGCAAACCGCGGTGCTCTTCGAATCGGACGGGCAGCCGGCCGCCGTTCCGGTGCAGAGCTCGGCGAGATCGCAGACGCCCGCCGAAGAGCGGCAGGTCGTCGTCGAAGTGAAGAACGTGTTGGCCGGACACGTCTTCGCCGTGCCGCTGCAGAACTCGTTCGCGTCGCAGATGCCGCCCGACGCCCGGCACAGCACATCGGTTGGCGCCACCGCATCGGCCGGACAGGCCGTGCTTGCGCCGTCGCAGGTTTCGACGACGTCGCAGATGCCGCCCGAGGTGCGGCAGACCGTACCCGCATTCCCGGCCGGATGGCCGCACGAGCCGGTGCCGTTGCATTGGTCGAGCGTGCACGGGTTGGTGTCGGCCGTGCACGGAGTTCCCGAAGCAACCGCGCACGAATCGGCCAGCTCGTCGCACGAGTTGTTGCACTCGGTCGTGCACGGGTTGCCCGCGTGGCCGCAGACGCCGCTCGCGCACGTGTCGGCGCCGTTGCAGAACACGCCGTCGTCGCACGAGCCGGTGTTGTTGGTGTGCGTGCAGCTTCCGCCGGCCGCGGTCTTGCAGACGTCGGTCGTGCACGGATTTCCGTCGCTGCACGGGTTCGGGACGCCGCCGCCGCAGGTGCCGAGGCTGCAATGCTCATCCACGGTGCAGAACGCTCCGTCGTCGCACGGCGCGGTGTTGAACGTGTGCTGGCAGGTGCCGGAGCTGTCGCAGGTATCGTCGGTGCACGGATTTCCGTCGTCCGTGCACGGCGTTCCGGCCGGTGCGGCGCACGTGTCGGCGGTTTCGTCGCAGGTGCTGTTGCAGACTCCGACGCACGGAGTGCCGGTGTGGTTGCAGGTTCCGCCGCCGCACGACTCGGTGCCGTTGCAGAAGACTCCGTCGTCGCAGGTATTCGAGTTGGCCGGATGCGTGCACGAGATGAGCGTGCCGTCGCACACGTCGGTGGTACAGACGTTGCCGTCGCTGGTGCACGGCGTGTTGCTCGGCTGCACGCTGTCGGCGGCGCAGTTCTTGGTCGTGCCGTCGCAGCGCTCGATTGCGTCGCATACTCCTGCGCTGCCGCGGCAGACCGTCGTCGTCGGCGCCACGCTGTCGACCGGACACGTGGCCGCCGTGCCGCTGCAGGTTTCGGCGGTGTCGCAGATTCCGGCGGCGCTGCGGCAGACGATCGTCGCCGAGAACGAATCCGCGGGGCAGAACGGAGCGGTGCCGCTGCAGCGCTCGACCGCATCGCAGACTCCGTTCGAGCCGCGGCAGATCAGCGTGGTTCCCGCGAACGTGTCGGCCGGACAGTTGTCCGACGTGCCGGTGCACGTCTCCGACGTATCGCAGATGCCGTTGGCGGAGCGGCAGATCGACGTGCTGCGCGAATTGGCGGGGCACGATGCGCTCGCGCCGCTGCAGACTTCTGCGGTATCGCAGACGCCCGCCGACTCGCGACACAGCGTGCCGGTAAGGAAACCGTCGACCGGGCACGACTTGGCGGTGCCGTTGCAGCTTTCGCTGGTGTCACAGACGCCGTTCGCGGATCGGCACAGCACGCCGGCGCCGACGACCACGTCGGTCGGGCACGCGGACGATGCGCCGGTACAGTTCTCGGCCACGTCGCAGACGCCGCCCGACGCGCGGCAGACTACCGCGGTCGATGCGAAGCTGTCGCCGGGGCACGCGATCGAAGATCCGGTACACGTCTCGGCAGCATCGCACACCGCGGTCGAGCCCCGGCAGACCACCGTGGTCGGCGAAAGCACGTCGGCCGGACAGTTGTCGCTGGTTCCGTTGCAGGCTTCGATCGCATCGCAGACGCCGGCCGCGCCGCGGCAGACGGCGCTGCTCTTGGTGTCGCCGGGGCACGTCGTCGCGGTTCCGTTGCAGCTCTCGGCGATATCGCAGACGCCGCCCGAAGGACGGCAGACGACAGAGGTCGTGGCCAGGGCGTTTCCGGGACAGGTGGTCGTGCTGCCGGTGCAGGTCTCGGCAACGTCGCACACGCCCGCCGCAGCGCGGCATTCGAGCGTGTTCGGTGCGAGCACGTTCGCAGGGCAGTTCGCGCTCGAGCCGTTACAGACTTCGGCGAGATCGCAGACGCCGACTGCGGAGCGGCAGACCGCCGTAGAAAAAACATCGGCAGGACAATCGGCAACGATCGTCCCGACGGGAATGGTTGCGCACGACTCGAGAGGATCGCAGATGCCGGCGGACGCGCGGCACGTGGAAGTGAGAAGCTGGCACTTGGAGAGGTTGCAGCAGGCTCCGGAATCGCATTCTTCGGTGCCGGTGATCTGACCGTCGCCCTGGACGTCGCACTTGACGACGGCGTGCGAGTCGAGCGGCGAGATTGCGATCAGTCCGAACGCCAGCCATGTGGCGACGAACAGCCTCGAGCCAAAAAGTCTCATCATCCCTCCCTGTCGGAACCGATCCGCACTCCGCTTTGCACTGTCTGCGCCCGCGACGGAGGACCCCCGTCCCCATCAGCAACCAAACTATCCGGGCGCCTGCCCCCAGCAGGCCTCGAAACCTATATGAGTTCGCCGGGAGGCACCACAGACTTTCCCTGCGCTTTCCGGCCAAAACAGCCGTTCTGCAAGGGCCCGCGGCCGTCCGGACAGGCTGCCTCCACCCCGATCGAGGAGCTTCCCGTTGCCGGGCGGCGGCACCGGCCCTCGGCCCATCGCAGGCTTCGGCCGGATCCTTCGACAATGCGACCGGGGTGCTGTGCGGGGCGACTCCGCAAGATCAGCCGACGCCGGGCAAGCGGCGGTCCGACGGACCTGGTCACTGCAGCGGGTCGCCGGGATCGAATCGCCGCGGGCTCCGATTCCATGGATGTCACGCGATGCCTGCCAAAGCTCCGCGAATCATTGCAATGAGAGCGAGGATGCACGGTTACGGTCTCGAGGCGACGTGAAGAATCTCTCCGGCGCAGGACTCGTGCCCGATTGTTGTGCGCAGGCGGCTGCGTTGTGTGGCGCTTCCTCAGCGTGTAGGCTCTCGGGCTGGAGGCAACCAGGACATGACTTCAAGACACCTCGGACTCGCAATGGCAGCGGTATTCGCGGCCATGACCACCGCCACAGCCGGAGCTGCCGATGAAGCATCGCCGTTCGCCATAACTGCGCCGTACGTAAGCGCGGGCGCCGTCTATGCCGTCGAACAGAACGACAGCGACCTGCGCAGCGGCATCACGGCCCAGCCTGATTACGGCGACCTCAAGAACAGCGGGGGTTACGATCTGCGCCTGGGGTATGGCTTCGCGAAGATGTTCGCCGCCGAGGTCGAATGGCAGTCCCTGGTCAACTTCAACACCGACGCGCTCGACCCGGTCACCGGAAACAGCGCGCCGTCGGTCGAAGCCCGCATGCTCAGCCTGAACGGGCGAATTTCGCCGCTGACCGGCCGCTTCCAGCCTTACGCGCTGTTCGGCCTCGGCTGGTACAACGTGCAGGCCGACCGCCAGTCCGTATCGGTCCATGAAAGCTCGTTCGCGAGCCGCTTCGGCCTCGGAATCGCGGCCTTCATCACCGAGCGCATAGGCGTCTCCTTCGAAGCCGGCTACATCCTGCCGATGACCGGCGTGATCGGCGGCAAGGATCGTTTTGATCTGATCCCGATGACCCTCAGCGTCTTCTTCAAGTTCAAGTAGGTAGTTTCACGATTGCGGGGCGGACGACGATAGCGGGCCATCTGCTTCGTTGGATTCCGGCTTCGTTCGGTCGACGTACGGGAAGTACGACTCCCTCTCTACGCCGGAATCCGCCTCGCATCTGACCCACTCTCGTCGCCCGCGCATGATACGTCATGCGCGGGCTTTTTTTGTGGCTCTTCGCGGGCTTGTGCGGGTGCTTCGAGGTCGTGAGCTGCGCGCAACCAGCCTGATTTCCAGGCCCGGACCAAGATCATCCAGCCTTTGACGACGTTTTCACGGCGCGTCCGCCATCGCCCGACATTCCCCGGGGAATGTTCGTGTTTCAGCGAGATGGCCGCGCTTCGCGTCCATGTTTTTCCGGGCCCAGACCACTGCGCCGGCGATGGGAGCCTCGAGACGGCGTGCGGATGCCGCGTCGCACCTTTACGGCGCAGCCGCCATCCCCCGACATTCCCCGGGGAATGTTCCCGCATCGGTGAGATTGCCGCGCCTCGCGTCCATGAAGGCATGTCCGAAGTCGAGGTCCGCCTGATACTGGTTGTGTGCCGCGCAGCGCAGCTCGATGTTCTCCAGCGTAGGAGGTCCGCCCTTCGCGAAGGGAGCTCTGTGGTGGAACTCGATGTTGCCCGTCTCGCGGCAGCGACGTCCTCGTGCGTCTACGTAGCAGCAGCGTCCGGAGTCGCGTCGCCATACTTCGCGCCGCACGGCTGCGGGGATGGTCCGCGATCGCTGTTCTCGCTGCGAAGCGGCTGTATCGGCCGCGGGCATTGTGGCGGGACGGTCGGGGCATTCCGCGTTCGTCGACGTGGTCGACCCCGGTCGATCGGTGTATTTTTCTTTCGGCGACGTCATCGATTTCGGTCGATCGGTCGAGCCTGCCTTGCGCGCGAGTGTCCGGACGAGCAACACGTCGATCGCACGACTTATGATCGCGGCTGCGTCGCGACCGGTCGCGGACCGGCCGAGCAGATCCTGCAGCGACCGAAGCTTGTCGTGCGTTTCTTCGTCTACGGTGATCTCGATCTTGTAACGACGTGGGCTGAGCGGAACGATCGGCTTCGTCACTGTTGTCGGCTGGGCGGACCGTGGAGCGATCGCAGCACCGATGACCTCGGAGTCCGGCGAGTCCGACCGATTACTCGAGCGGCCGACCGACTCGCGGTCTGTCGAAGTGCACCGATCGCTCGCACCGCCGCCGACGAACTCGCGGTCTGTCGAAGCGCACCGATCGCTCGCACCGCCGGCCTGTTCGCGATCCAGCGACATCGGATCGGCCAACCCTGGCGCCGTCACCGCCGGCCCATCGTTCGCCGCGCCCGCACCGCGACGCCGCGGCATCGCACGAACACGCGACGCCACATCCGGTCGCGGCGCGAGCTCGGCAACCAGCCGCTCAACCTCGCGCGAGCTCTTGTGCCTGGCGCGCCCGAGCACTCTCAGGTGGTTCTCGTCGGTCAGATGCGTCGCCAGCAGATGGATCGCGCTCAGATGCAACTCCCCGCGTGCGACCAGGTCCAGCACGACCGGAAAGCGACGCGCCGTGCGCGCAGCCCAAAGCCGCTTGGCCGTTACCTGCTCCGACATGTGAAAGCGCTCCATGCAGAAGCTGAACATGGAAGAGCAGGCATGCGTAGCCCAGAGCTTGCGCTCGTCGATCTCGGCGATCGCGACGAGAAGCGCCGCGGTCGTACGACGGTCGCGAGCGACGAGGTTCTCGAAGTGATCGAGCAGTTCCTGTTCGGAAAGCTTTGCAACGCTGTCGAAGAATGTCGTCATGACGACGCTTGTAACACGGGTTTTTCAGGCGTCGTTCTTGGCAAGGACGCGACCGCTCAGAGACATGCGCCTGTCGCGACAAAGCGCGAGGTCTGAGCGGGATACGGGGCGGAGTCGGCGAAAAAAGCGGTGGGCTCTGTTTCGGTACGCTATACGCGACGTCAAACGGCGAAATATCGCGTCAAGCGAAATCGACATTGCGACGACGCTTCGATCACAAAAATAGCATAGCGCGGCCGTGATTCGCGCCCGACGCCGCGCGGATCGGAGCCCGCCGCCGCGTGCGTATTATCGACAAACCCGCGCACCCGTCGCCATCGCTCACACCGGTGCAGGTGCTCAAGACACCGATCGCTCTGAGGGCTGATGCATCGGACGAGACCTGGGTCACATTCCCCGCGGAATGTTCGTGCACCAGGAACTACCCGCCAATCTGAGGGAGCCCGTCTGATCAAAAACCCCGAGACAGCAACCCACGCCAATCCACGAAGACCCTTTTTTGTTTACGCTGCGTCGAACGAATGCGCGCAGCTTTCGCCGCGGGCGCTCACGAACTCGGCGAACCAGTAGCTCGCGAACTCAGCGAACCAGCGACTCGCGAGCTCAGCGAACCAGCAGAAGGAACAGCGCCAGCTCGTCCATCGCTCGTCCTACCGGATGGGCGGGGTGGGCGTGAATCACGGGCTGGAGGGTTACGGCGCACTTGTGGAAGATTTCCGGCGCGGCGGGGATTACGCCGTATTTTTTAAGGCCGAGCTGGCTGTTGATTTCGGCGGCGCTGGTGGCTTCGGGGATGTTGATCCGCGAGATGATGACGCTGCCGATCGGTACGCGCACGCCCCAGGTCTGGAACAGCGCCATCATCGCGCGGGCCGATGCGATCGCCGACGGCTCGCGCTCGATCACCATCGCGACGAGGTCGGCTTTGCA
The genomic region above belongs to Candidatus Limnocylindrales bacterium and contains:
- a CDS encoding porin family protein is translated as MTSRHLGLAMAAVFAAMTTATAGAADEASPFAITAPYVSAGAVYAVEQNDSDLRSGITAQPDYGDLKNSGGYDLRLGYGFAKMFAAEVEWQSLVNFNTDALDPVTGNSAPSVEARMLSLNGRISPLTGRFQPYALFGLGWYNVQADRQSVSVHESSFASRFGLGIAAFITERIGVSFEAGYILPMTGVIGGKDRFDLIPMTLSVFFKFK